In Microbacterium sp. No. 7, the genomic window GCGGGCCGGGGAACTGGCGGACGATGGATCTCACATTCTCAGCCGACGTGGAAGAGTTTCGTCAGGCCGCCCGAGCCTGGCTCCGCGCCAACGTGCCCTCGGAGCCGCGCCCCGAGTTCGGCCCGGCGGTGCGCGAGTACGACCTGGCGTGGCAGCGCAAGCAGTACGAGGACGGCTGGGCGGGCATCGCGTGGCCGCGCGAGTACGGCGGGCGCGACCTGTCGCTGATGGAGCAGCTGGTCTGGTACGAGGAGTACGCGCGCGCCGAGGCGCCGCACGTCGGCACGGCGTTCGTGGGGCTCGCGCACGCCGGGCCGACCCTCATCGCCCGCGGGTCCGACGCGCAGAAGGCCGAGTACCTCCCGCCGATCCTGCGCGGCGACGTCGTGTGGTGCCAGGGGTTCAGCGAGCCCGGATCGGGCAGTGACCTGGCGAGCCTGCGCACCCGGGCAGAGATCGACGGCGACCACCTCGTCGTGAACGGGCAGAAGATCTGGACGAGCTACGCGCAGCTGGCCGACCGGCAGGAGCTGCTCGTGCGCACCGACCCGACGGCGCCGAAGCACCGGGGCATCACGTGGGTCGTGTGCGACATGTCGTCCCCCGGCATCGAGGTGCGCCCCATCCGCAACATCCGCGGCGAGGAGGAGTACTGCGAGGTGTTCTACACCGACGTGCGCATCCCGCTCGCGAACGTCGTCGGCGAGATCGACGACGGATGGAGCGTGGCGATGTCGACGCTCTCGTTCGAGCGTGGCACGGCCTTCATGTCCGACATCGTCGAGCTCGGACGCACGGTCGAGGAGCTGATCCAGGTCGCCAAGGAGAAGCGCTCGTGGAACGCCGCGGCGAGCGCGTGGGACGACGACCGCATCCGCTGCGAGCTGGCGGCGCTGCGCGCCGACGTCGCGGCCCTGCGCGCCCTCAACTACGCGACCGTCTCGCGCGTGGCCCGCACGGGAAGCCCCGGACCCGAGTCGTCGATCGTGCGGCTCTCGTTCGGCCTGCTGACGCAGCGCGTCTTCGGCCTGGCGCAGGAGATCGTCGGCGACGCGGCGCTCGACGGCGGCGCACAGCCCGACCGGCGGTGGTCGCTCGGCTACCTCAACAGCTTCCGCGCCGTCATCGCGGCCGGCACGAAGGACATTCAGCGAACGATCATCGGCGAGCGCGTTCTCGGCCTGCCCAAGGATCGCTAGGAGAGACGACATGGATCTGCTGCCATCGGACGATCAGAGGGAGATCGTCGACGCCGTGCGCGACGTCCTCGCCGCGAGCGGCGTGCCGCCCACGGCGTCGGGAGGCCTTCCCCCGGACGACGCGGTGTGGTCGGGGCTCTCCGAGCTCGGCCTGTTCGGCATCGCGGTGCCCGAGGAACAGGGCGGACTGGGGCTGGGCCTGGCCGAGCAGGTGCTCGTCTTCGCCGAGTTCGGGCGCTTCCTCACGGCGGGCCCGCTCGTGGCCACGACGGTCTCGGCGCA contains:
- a CDS encoding acyl-CoA dehydrogenase family protein; this encodes MEEFRQAARAWLRANVPSEPRPEFGPAVREYDLAWQRKQYEDGWAGIAWPREYGGRDLSLMEQLVWYEEYARAEAPHVGTAFVGLAHAGPTLIARGSDAQKAEYLPPILRGDVVWCQGFSEPGSGSDLASLRTRAEIDGDHLVVNGQKIWTSYAQLADRQELLVRTDPTAPKHRGITWVVCDMSSPGIEVRPIRNIRGEEEYCEVFYTDVRIPLANVVGEIDDGWSVAMSTLSFERGTAFMSDIVELGRTVEELIQVAKEKRSWNAAASAWDDDRIRCELAALRADVAALRALNYATVSRVARTGSPGPESSIVRLSFGLLTQRVFGLAQEIVGDAALDGGAQPDRRWSLGYLNSFRAVIAAGTKDIQRTIIGERVLGLPKDR